In Oncorhynchus clarkii lewisi isolate Uvic-CL-2024 chromosome 16, UVic_Ocla_1.0, whole genome shotgun sequence, one genomic interval encodes:
- the LOC139368516 gene encoding integrin alpha-5, producing the protein MGSRRYRSEKPGEVNYPFCCIGVCLIIILQLCAAFNLDVENPTVYSGPNGSYFGYSVEFYLTNSSSVSVVIGAPKANTSQRNITEGGSVYYCPWSLGQSECHNIEFDNQGDRTVTLNNTDYQAEVKSHQWFGATVRSHDDTILACAPLYSWRTKEDMPQSDTTGTCYLSVKNFTKFVEYAPCRTEFINEGGQGYCQGGFSADFTKDGKVVLGGPGSFFWQGQVISAAKEEIIKAYYPGYFMQSVEGQIQTRQAQLKYDDSYRGYSVAVGEFSGDEVEDFVAGVPKGVMLYGLVSVLNGTDLKSMLDYTGEQMGSYFGYAVATADINNDGMVDLLVGAPMYMTRGSDSRLEEVGRVYVYLQRGPLNLEPTLNLTGTQVFGRFGSTIAALGDLNQDGYNDVAISCPFGGDDLQGLVLIYNGFVGGLRDTPSQVIAGQWASGTVPASFGFALRGAKDLDMNGYPDLIVGAFGVDKTVLYRSRPIVNTSASLTVYPTMINPEEKSCSVNNGNTTIPVSCVNLSFCLSANGKYLPDNLDFQVEVQLDRLKHKQKGGVKRALFVDSQQTVLTRSVRVRNRERVCHDTKIYLRDDKEFRDKLSPIYISLNFSLDPQAAFDSHGLRPILNYQSTELIEQKAQILLDCGEDNICVPDLKLAVHGDRKEAYLGDDNSLTLTFNARNEGEGGAYEAELYVVLPPEADYSGIARNNESLTQLTCSYETENQTRYLSCDLGNPMKSGTSLWAGLRFTVPRLKDTRKTVQFELQIRSKNENNSHSEVVPYRLEVVVQADVILQGVSRPDKVFFPPPNWKVSKSPQVEQDIGPGVQHVYELVNKGPSGISHTVLQLSCPLSVQGQGLLYPLEISTEGPLNCTTNHSINYMQLKLQQSSTEQPPLLVPGQDHHIERRDVHRDQLAEHTNLSCSNVECWTLQCDVGLLEKGTSAILKVRSRIWAETFIERAYKGYVLECLARFSVIKMPYAILPKELPSGSKKVVTPVVWNKPDSQYSVPMWIIILAILAGLLLLALVIYVLYKLGFFKRSLPYGTAMEKAQLKPHATSEA; encoded by the exons TGTCAGTGTGGTGATCGGTGCTCCCAAGGCCAATACCAGCCAGCGCAACATCACAGAGGGCGGGTCCGTGTACTACTGCCCATGGAGTCTCGGCCAATCAGAGTGCCACAACATTGAGTTTGACAATCAAG GGGACCGAACAGTCACACTCAACAACACAGACTACCAGGCTGAAGTCAAGTCCCACCAGTGGTTCGGCGCCACCGTCCGTTCCCACGACGACACCATTCTG GCCTGCGCCCCTCTGTACTCCTGGAGGACCAAAGAAGACATGCCCCAGTCAGATACCACAGGAACCTGCTACCTCTCTGTCAAGAACTTCACTAAGTTTGTGGAATATGCTCCCTGTCGCACAG AATTCATTAACGAGGGGGGCCAGGGCTACTGTCAGGGGGGATTCAGTGCTGATTTCACCAAG gaTGGGAAAGTGGTGCTTGGAGGACCAGGCAGCTTCTTCTGGCAAG GTCAGGTGATCTCAGCAGCCAAAGAAGAGATCATCAAGGCTTACTACCCAGGGTACTTCATGCAGTCTGTAGAGGGACAGATCCAGACCAGACAGGCTCAGCTCAAATATGACGACAGCTACCGCG GTTACTCTGTTGCAGTCGGGGAATTCAGTGGAGATGAGGTGGAAG ATTTTGTGGCTGGGGTCCCAAAAGGAGTCATGCTATACGGTTTG GTGTCTGTTTTAAATGGCACCGATCTGAAGTCTATGCTCGACTACACTGGTGAACAG ATGGGCTCCTATTTTGGGTATGCTGTGGCCACTGCTGACATCAATAACGACGG CATGGTTGACCTGTTGGTGGGAGCTCCCATGTATATGACCCGGGGGTCAGACAGTCGCCTGGAGGAGGTGGGCCGTGTGTACGTCTATCTGCAACGTGGACCCCTGAACCTGGAGCCAACCCTCAACCTGACCGGAACCCAGGTGTTCGGGAGGTTTGGTAGCACCATTGCCGCTCTGGGAGATCTCAACCAGGACGGATACAatg ATGTGGCCATCAGCTGTCCATTCGGTGGAGATGACCTGCAGGGATTGGTTCTCATCTACAACGGATTTGTTGGTGGGCTCAGGGACACCCCCTCTCAGGTCATAGCTGGCCAATGGGCTTCAGGCACTGTGCCCGCAAGCTTTGGATTTGCCCTCCGAGGGGCTAAAGACCTGGACATGAATGGTTACCCAG ATCTTATTGTTGGTGCTTTTGGAGTTGACAAGACAGTTCTGTACAG ATCCCGGCCCATTGTCAACACCAGTGCCTCCCTGACTGTCTACCCCACCATGATCAACCCTGAGGAGAAGAGTTGTTCAGTCAACAACGGCAACACCACCATCCCTGTCTCCTG TGTCAACCTGAGTTTCTGCCTCTCGGCCAATGGGAAGTACCTCCCAGACAACCTAG acttCCAGGTAGAGGTGCAGTTGGACCGTCTGAAGCACAAGCAgaagggaggggtgaagagggctCTGTTTGTAGACTCCCAGCAGACAGTGCTCACGAGGAGTGTGAGGGTGCGGAACAGAGAGCGTGTGTGTCATGACACCAAGATCTATCTgagg GATGATAAGGAGTTCAGAGATAAGCTCTCCCCCATCTACATCTCCCTCAACTTCAGTCTGGATCCTCAGGCAGCTTTCGACTCCCACGGCCTCAGACCCATCCTCAACTACCAGTCCACCGAGCTCATCGAGCAGAAG gCCCAGATTCTGCTGGACTGTGGAGAAGACAATATTTGTGTTCCTGACTTAAAGCTGGCGGTGCACGG GGACCGGAAGGAAGCGTACCTAGGTGACGACAACTCACTGACCTTGACTTTCAACGCTCGGAACGAGGGTGAAGGAGGGGCCTACGAGGCTGAGCTGTACGTGGTGCTGCCTCCTGAAGCGGACTACAGCGGTATAGCCCGCAATAACGAG agcctGACCCAGCTAACTTGTAGCTACGAGACAGAGAACCAGACCCGCTACCTCAGCTGTGACCTGGGCAACCCTATGAAGTCTGGCACCAGC CTGTGGGCAGGTCTGCGCTTCACTGTGCCACGACTGAAGGACACGCGCAAGACGGTTCAGTTTGAGCTGCAGATCCGCAG TAAAAATGAGAATAATTCCCACAGCGAGGTGGTTCCCTACAGGTTGGAAGTGGTTGTCCAGGCCGATGTTATTTTACAAGG AGTCTCCCGGCCAGACAAGGTCTTCTTCCCTCCCCCCAACTGGAAGGTGTCCAAGAGCCCCCAGGTGGAGCAGGACATCGGGCCTGGAGTCCAACACGTCTATGAG cTGGTGAACAAAGGCCCCAGTGGTATTAGCCACACAGTGCTTCAGCTCAGTTGTCCTCTCAGTGTTCAGGGCCAGGGTCTCCTCTACCCTCTGGAGATCTCTACTGAGGGACCCCTCAACTGCACCACCAACCACTCCATCAACTACATGCAGCTCAAG CTCCAGCAGTCGTCCACAGAGCAGCCTCCCCTACTTGTGCCCGGCCAGGATCACCACATCGAGAGGAGAGACGTCCACAGAGACCAGCTGGCTGAGCACACTAACCTG tcctGCTCTAATGTAGAATGCTGGACGCTGCAGTGTGACGTTGGTCTTCTGGAGAAGGGGACCAGCGCCATCCTCAAAGTGCGCTCACGCATCTGGGCTGAGACCTTCATCGAG AGAGCATACAAAGGGTATGTGCTTGAGTGCCTGGCAAGATTCAGTGTAATCAAGATGCCCTATGCCATCTTACCCAAGGAGCTACCAAGTGGATCTAAAAAG GTGGTGACCCCGGTGGTGTGGAACAAGCCGGACAGCCAGTACTCTGTGCCAATGTGGATCATCATCTTGGCCATACTAGCTGGACTTCTTCTGCTGGCACTGGTGATTTACGTCCTGTACAAA cTTGGCTTCTTCAAGAGGTCGCTACCCTACGGCACGGCTATGGAGAAGGCCCAACTCAAGCCCCATGCTACGTCTGAGGCCTAA